From the genome of Aquiluna borgnonia:
AACGTCAGTTAGGCCAAAATCAAAGGTAATTCGGGTGAAAAGTTCAGACCTATCTACCTGCAGGCAGTGACAGAGCAACCAGGTCGCATCGGCCTGCGGGGAGGGAACCCCGGCTAAGGTGAGCTGGTCAGAAGCAAAGGCGAGCGCCTCAACGAGCTTCACTACTCACCCTGAAGTGCCGCGAGTCTGGACTCTTCGTCAAGTTTGATGCAGGACTGGACAATCGGCTCCAGCGCACCATCCATTACCTGATCAAGGTTGTAGGCCTTGTAGCCGGTTCGGTGATCGGCAATGCGATTCTCTGGAAAGTTATACGTGCGAATGCGCTCGGAGCGATCCACGGTTCTGACCTGTGACTTGCGAGCCGCTGACTGCTCAGCCTCAATGGCCTCCTGCTGAGCAGCCAAGATGCGAGCGCGTAGCACACGCATGGCAGCCTCTCGGTTCTGCAACTGAGATTTTTCATTCTGCATCGAAACCACGATGCCGGTCGGCAAGTGGGTGATGCGCACTGCAGAGTCAGTGGTGTTGACAGACTGCCCGCCAGGGCCTGATGAGCGGAAAACGTCGATGCGAATATCGTTTTGACTGATCTCCACTTCCTCGGGTTCATCAACCTCGGGGAAAATCAATACTCCCGCAGCGGAGGTGTGAATTCGGCCTTGGGTCTCCGTTGCCGGCACACGCTGAACTCTGTGAACTCCACCCTCAAATTTCAGGTGCGCCCAGACTCCCCCGGCTGGGTCGGTGCTCGTGGATTTGATTGCCACCTGCACGTCCTTGATCCCACCGAGGTCAGACTCGGTCCGGTCTAGGATTTCAGCCTTCCAGCCCTTGGACTGCGCGTAGTGGATGTACATGCGAAGCAGGTCTCCGGCAAACAGGGCTGACTCGGCGCCACCCTCACCGGCCTTGATCTCCATGATTACGTCTCGACCATCATCTGGATCTCTCGGAATCAACAGGCGGCGAAGTTTCTCGTTAGCCTCTTTGAGCATCGCCTCAAGGTTCGGTAGCTCCTCGGCAAAGGCCTCGTCCTCTTTGGCCAATTCCTTGGCAGCAGCCAGGTCCTCGGTGTACTGAATCACATTAGCTTCGGCAGACATGATTGCGGAGAGCTCGGCGTAACGACGGTTTAGCTTCTTAGCCAGAGCTGGATTGGTGTGTACTGCCGAGTCGCTCAGTTGCTCTTGCAAACTTGCGTGCTCGGCCCTGAGGCCTGCAAGCGAATCGAGCAATTACTCAGCGTCACTCTCTTGTGGCACAGGCATTGACTTCTCTAGCTTCAGCAGGAACTCGACGTTTGAGGCGGTGTCCTTGAGGCGAGAGAGCACAAGCTCAAGAGCCTGCTGCTGCTCAAGACCAGCAAGAGCACGACGTAGCTTCCAAATGATCTTGGTCTCCTGAGGGCTCATCAGCATCTCTTCGCGACGAGTTCCAGAGGCGTTGATGTCTACCGCTGGGAAGATTCGCTTGTCAGCCAACTGACGCGATAGGCGAAGCTCCATGTTTCCAGTTCCCTTGAACTCCTCGAAAATAACCTCATCCATCTTGGATCCGGTCTCAACCAGGGCCGTGGCAAGGATGGTTAGCGACCCACCGTGCTCGATGTTTCTAGCCGCTCCAAAGAAGCGCTTTGGTGGGTAAAGTGCCGAGGAATCGACACCACCGGAGAGGATTCGACCAGATGCTGGGGCACTGAGGTTGTAGGCGCGGCCCAACCTGGTGATGGAATCCAGCAGCACAACGACGTCGTGGCCAAGCTCAACCAAGCGCTTTGCACGCTCAATAGCAAGCTCTGCAACGGTGGTGTGGTCATCAGCTGGACGGTCGAAGGTCGAGGCAATAACCTCACCCTTCACGGTGCGCTGCATGTCGGTAACTTCCTCGGGACGCTCATCAACCAGGACAACCATGAGGTGAACCTCTGGGTTGTTGGTCGAGATAGCGTTTGCAATCGCCTGCAACACGAGAG
Proteins encoded in this window:
- the prfA gene encoding peptide chain release factor 1, whose product is MLDSLAGLRAEHASLQEQLSDSAVHTNPALAKKLNRRYAELSAIMSAEANVIQYTEDLAAAKELAKEDEAFAEELPNLEAMLKEANEKLRRLLIPRDPDDGRDVIMEIKAGEGGAESALFAGDLLRMYIHYAQSKGWKAEILDRTESDLGGIKDVQVAIKSTSTDPAGGVWAHLKFEGGVHRVQRVPATETQGRIHTSAAGVLIFPEVDEPEEVEISQNDIRIDVFRSSGPGGQSVNTTDSAVRITHLPTGIVVSMQNEKSQLQNREAAMRVLRARILAAQQEAIEAEQSAARKSQVRTVDRSERIRTYNFPENRIADHRTGYKAYNLDQVMDGALEPIVQSCIKLDEESRLAALQGE